In Halorhabdus rudnickae, the following proteins share a genomic window:
- the uvrA gene encoding excinuclease ABC subunit UvrA: MSKDVIEVRGAEQHNLKDVDCEIPREELTVVTGLSGSGKSSLAFETIYAEGQRRYIESLSAYARNFLGQMDKPQVESVEGLSPAISIDQKNAANNPRSTVGTVTELHDYLRLLYARVGTPHCPECGREVGEQSAENMVSRILELPADTKLKIAAPIVRDQKGAFEDRFDELVGEGYSRVEVDGEAYDLTLDRPDLDENYDHTIDVIVDRVQVAPDARSRVTDSVETALEEAHGVLKVIVPDPPEGAELGGATARSTGDLADGADGDDGDGDSDEDRLVVEFSEDLACTHCGIDISEIETRSFSFNSPHGACPECEGLGETKEVSEDLVITDPAKPLKHVFEPWSYNRTYYSRQLDNVAEHFGVDLETPFEDLDPEIQRQFLYGTDDRVHFQWQTKNGTREKTERFEGVIPNLERRHVETDSDRAREHIEEFMATTTCPNCEGTRLKAESRAVLVEGTSITDVNEMSIGDALDLFEGMEDGMSERDATIATEILKEIRARLGFMQEVGLEYLTLDREAATLSGGESQRIRLATQIGSGLVGVLYVLDEPSIGLHQRDNDRLLNTLAELRDLGNTLLVVEHDTETMRRADNIVDMGPGPGKRGGEIVVNGPVEDVLDSDESVTGEYLAGERTIPVPDERRDPAGTLTIRGARQHNLADLEVDIPLGTFTAITGVSGSGKSTLMHDVLYKGLVREMNDNRSVNPGEHDAIEGIDEIETVRLIDQSPIGRTPRSNPATYTDVFDHIRELFAETKLSKQRGYEKGRFSFNVKGGRCEACGGQGTVTIDMNFLSDVEVPCEECGGDRYNAETLDVTYKDRTIADVLEMTVAEAREFFEGHPGIRRRLELLEDVGLGYMKLGQPSTTLSGGEAQRVKLAEELGKKDSGETLYLLDEPTTGLHPEDERKLIDVLHRLTDDGNTVVVIEHELDLVKNADRIIDLGPEGGENGGTIVAAGTPEAVARTDESYTGQYLRDLLPEIEMEGPRADRELAAPPAADD; encoded by the coding sequence ATGAGCAAGGACGTCATCGAGGTCCGCGGGGCCGAACAGCACAACCTCAAGGACGTCGATTGTGAGATCCCACGCGAGGAACTGACGGTCGTCACCGGCCTCTCGGGGTCGGGCAAATCCTCGCTCGCCTTCGAGACGATCTACGCCGAGGGCCAGCGACGGTACATCGAATCGCTGTCGGCCTACGCGCGGAACTTTCTCGGACAGATGGACAAACCACAGGTCGAGTCGGTCGAAGGACTCTCGCCTGCGATCTCGATCGACCAGAAAAACGCCGCCAACAACCCTCGTTCGACGGTCGGGACGGTCACGGAACTGCACGACTATCTCCGGCTCCTCTACGCTCGCGTCGGGACGCCACACTGTCCGGAGTGTGGCCGCGAGGTCGGCGAACAGAGCGCCGAGAACATGGTTTCGCGGATCCTCGAACTCCCGGCGGATACGAAACTGAAGATCGCCGCGCCGATCGTCCGCGATCAGAAGGGGGCCTTCGAGGACCGTTTCGACGAACTCGTCGGCGAGGGCTACAGCCGCGTCGAGGTCGACGGCGAGGCGTACGATCTGACGCTCGATCGCCCCGATCTCGACGAGAACTACGATCACACGATCGACGTGATCGTCGACCGGGTGCAGGTCGCCCCGGACGCTCGCTCGCGGGTCACCGACTCCGTCGAGACCGCTCTCGAAGAGGCCCACGGCGTGCTCAAGGTCATCGTCCCCGATCCCCCCGAAGGAGCGGAGTTAGGCGGTGCAACGGCCCGCTCGACCGGAGATCTGGCCGACGGGGCAGACGGCGACGACGGCGACGGAGACAGCGACGAGGATCGGCTCGTCGTCGAGTTCTCCGAGGATCTGGCCTGCACGCACTGCGGGATCGACATCAGCGAGATCGAGACCCGGAGCTTCTCCTTTAACTCCCCGCACGGCGCCTGTCCGGAATGTGAGGGACTGGGCGAAACCAAAGAGGTCAGCGAGGATCTGGTGATCACCGATCCCGCCAAGCCGCTGAAGCACGTCTTCGAACCCTGGAGTTACAACCGGACGTACTACTCCCGGCAACTCGACAACGTCGCCGAACACTTCGGCGTCGACCTAGAGACGCCCTTCGAGGACCTGGATCCGGAGATCCAGCGCCAGTTCCTCTATGGTACCGACGATCGGGTTCACTTCCAGTGGCAGACCAAGAACGGCACCCGCGAGAAGACCGAGCGCTTCGAGGGCGTCATCCCGAACCTCGAACGCCGCCACGTGGAGACGGACTCCGACCGCGCCCGCGAGCACATCGAGGAGTTCATGGCCACGACCACGTGCCCGAACTGCGAGGGCACCCGGTTGAAGGCCGAATCGCGGGCCGTCCTCGTCGAAGGCACATCCATCACCGACGTCAACGAGATGTCGATCGGCGACGCCCTGGACCTCTTCGAGGGCATGGAAGACGGGATGAGCGAACGGGACGCCACTATTGCCACGGAGATATTGAAGGAGATCCGCGCCAGGCTCGGGTTCATGCAGGAGGTCGGCCTGGAGTATCTGACGCTCGACCGTGAGGCCGCGACGCTGTCGGGCGGCGAGAGCCAGCGGATCCGGTTGGCGACTCAGATCGGATCGGGGCTCGTTGGCGTCCTCTACGTTCTGGACGAACCTTCGATCGGCCTCCACCAGCGGGACAACGATCGCCTGCTGAACACCCTGGCGGAGCTCAGAGACCTCGGTAATACGTTGCTCGTGGTCGAGCACGACACCGAGACGATGCGCCGGGCGGACAACATCGTCGACATGGGTCCCGGCCCGGGCAAGCGCGGCGGCGAGATCGTCGTCAACGGCCCCGTCGAGGACGTCCTCGACAGCGACGAATCGGTCACCGGCGAGTACCTGGCGGGCGAACGGACGATTCCGGTTCCAGACGAACGCCGGGACCCCGCAGGCACGCTGACGATCCGGGGTGCTCGCCAGCACAACCTGGCGGACCTCGAGGTGGACATCCCGCTGGGGACGTTCACCGCCATCACCGGCGTCTCGGGGTCCGGGAAGTCGACGCTGATGCACGACGTCCTCTATAAGGGCCTGGTGCGCGAGATGAACGACAACCGGAGCGTCAACCCGGGCGAACACGACGCCATCGAGGGGATCGACGAGATCGAGACGGTTCGGCTGATCGATCAGTCGCCGATCGGTCGGACGCCCCGATCCAATCCCGCAACCTACACGGACGTCTTCGATCACATCCGGGAGCTGTTCGCCGAGACCAAACTGTCGAAACAGCGGGGCTACGAGAAGGGCCGGTTCTCGTTCAACGTCAAGGGCGGTCGGTGTGAGGCCTGCGGCGGGCAAGGCACCGTCACTATCGACATGAACTTCCTCAGCGACGTCGAGGTGCCCTGTGAGGAGTGTGGCGGTGACCGGTACAACGCCGAGACTCTGGATGTCACGTACAAAGACCGAACGATCGCGGACGTCCTCGAGATGACCGTCGCGGAGGCCCGCGAGTTTTTCGAGGGCCATCCAGGAATCCGCCGACGGCTGGAGCTTCTGGAGGACGTCGGCCTCGGCTACATGAAACTCGGTCAGCCGTCGACGACGCTCTCGGGCGGGGAGGCCCAGCGCGTGAAACTCGCCGAGGAACTCGGCAAGAAGGACTCCGGCGAGACGCTGTATCTCCTCGACGAGCCGACGACCGGGCTCCACCCCGAGGACGAACGCAAGTTGATCGACGTGCTGCACCGGCTCACCGACGATGGAAACACGGTCGTCGTCATCGAGCACGAACTCGATCTCGTGAAGAACGCCGATCGGATCATCGACCTCGGGCCGGAGGGCGGCGAAAACGGTGGGACGATCGTCGCTGCCGGGACACCGGAAGCAGTCGCCCGGACGGACGAATCCTACACCGGCCAGTACCTGCGTGACCTCTTGCCGGAGATCGAGATGGAGGGACCGCGAGCCGATCGCGAACTCGCCGCCCCGCCCGCGGCCGACGACTGA
- a CDS encoding PAS domain-containing protein yields MAHVEKDSGAKRVLYVNDDEAFADLVGTKLPRIDPTIEITTVRDAEAAIEAVSTTAIDCVVTSYALPEGTGIDLLEAIQARHADVPTILFTGRGSEEIASRAIQANVSDYIPIRSNAESFELLARRIDTLVGAKRERAMAERVTDRFERTLERATDAIYAVDTEWRIEYMNEKMAARIDRDREAVIGENLWEAFPSIVGTELEAKYRTAMETGQQVSFEQYVSSPFEYWVEVRAFPDEDGLTIFSQEITEQRERQQELQRNETILRNVQDSVIVLDADRTVAFANAAATASMSASVGRPLEGGSLDVLVEELLPEPDAERFSRTVEDAFRAIEDSNGDVEGDDVELQIELEAASGTGTFDVRLTPFRSGEDSQVLVVARDITDRTDRQRERQRLAEEYDALLSNSGDAIFLIDVDTADSDEFRFSRLSPGYETQTGLTTAEVQGKTPQAIFGEERGAELDANYRRCLEAGEPISYREELSVAEDARFWQTSLAPIVVDGEVIRILGIARNITEQVVRERELEETRQRLESLIDAAPLTIMEVDPDGNVRRWNQGAEEMFGWSREEVLGEFNPMVPADKREEFADLRQRVLAGEQIRGREIRRETKCGDRLDLLLSVTSIVDSDGEPTSILAVLEDISQQKQLERRLRALQETAQQLSGAQSVEEIGDLAVEAAVDVLDLEITGVWEYNERTNTLDPIVQTDGADEIFGAQPQFEAGEGLAWDAFESGELRWYDDIQSTDEVYNPDTDIRSEILIPLGEYGLISTGSTSPHVFSDADVDLFRILGATVEAALARASREAELTRQNERLDQFASVVAHDLRNPLTVAMGFLEVAAESGDPAHFEKVESAHDRIERLIDDLLTLARGESTIEDAEQIDLEPLSTEAWGYVDTDAATLRVAEDVPTVAGDAGRLTQLFENLFRNAVEHGSTTPRSSSTRDDAVEHGGTDVQIAVGSLPDRAGFYVEDDGEGIPPERRETVFDHGVTTNEGGTGFGLSIVEDIALAHGWTVSVTEGTEGGARFEFETEP; encoded by the coding sequence ATGGCACACGTCGAGAAGGACTCTGGAGCGAAACGGGTCCTCTACGTGAACGACGACGAAGCCTTTGCCGATCTCGTCGGGACGAAACTCCCGCGAATCGACCCCACGATCGAAATCACGACGGTGCGTGATGCCGAGGCGGCGATCGAGGCAGTCTCCACGACGGCGATCGATTGTGTGGTCACATCCTACGCGCTTCCGGAGGGGACCGGGATCGATCTTCTCGAAGCGATCCAGGCGCGTCACGCCGACGTGCCGACGATCCTCTTTACCGGACGAGGGAGCGAGGAGATCGCCAGCCGGGCGATCCAGGCGAACGTCTCCGATTACATCCCGATCCGATCGAACGCGGAAAGTTTCGAGTTGCTTGCCCGTCGTATCGACACGCTGGTCGGGGCCAAACGGGAACGAGCGATGGCCGAGCGCGTGACCGATCGCTTCGAGCGGACGCTCGAACGGGCGACCGACGCGATCTACGCTGTCGACACCGAGTGGCGCATCGAGTACATGAACGAGAAGATGGCCGCCCGGATCGATCGCGACCGCGAGGCAGTCATCGGCGAGAATCTCTGGGAAGCGTTCCCGTCGATCGTCGGGACGGAACTCGAAGCGAAGTATCGAACCGCGATGGAAACCGGCCAACAGGTCTCGTTCGAACAGTACGTCAGCTCTCCTTTCGAGTACTGGGTCGAAGTGCGCGCGTTTCCGGACGAGGACGGTCTGACCATCTTCTCTCAGGAAATCACCGAACAACGGGAACGCCAGCAGGAACTGCAGCGCAACGAGACCATCCTCCGGAACGTGCAGGATTCGGTCATCGTGCTCGACGCGGACCGGACCGTAGCGTTCGCCAACGCCGCCGCGACAGCGTCGATGAGCGCCTCAGTCGGGCGCCCGCTCGAGGGAGGCTCTCTCGACGTACTCGTCGAGGAACTCCTCCCGGAGCCGGATGCGGAACGGTTCAGCCGGACCGTCGAGGACGCGTTTCGAGCCATCGAGGACAGCAACGGCGATGTTGAGGGTGATGACGTCGAACTACAGATCGAACTCGAGGCCGCGTCCGGGACGGGGACGTTCGACGTTCGATTGACGCCCTTTCGTAGCGGGGAGGACTCGCAGGTTCTCGTCGTGGCACGGGACATTACCGATCGAACGGACCGGCAGCGAGAGCGACAGCGACTCGCCGAGGAGTACGATGCTCTCCTGAGTAACTCCGGCGACGCGATTTTCCTGATCGACGTGGATACGGCAGATTCGGACGAATTCCGCTTTTCCCGACTCTCGCCCGGCTACGAGACCCAGACCGGCCTCACGACGGCGGAGGTACAGGGCAAGACGCCCCAGGCTATTTTCGGCGAGGAGCGGGGGGCAGAACTCGATGCAAACTATCGACGCTGTCTGGAAGCGGGAGAGCCGATCTCCTACCGTGAGGAACTCTCAGTGGCCGAAGACGCGCGTTTCTGGCAGACGAGTCTGGCTCCGATCGTTGTCGACGGCGAGGTGATCCGGATTCTCGGGATCGCCCGGAACATAACCGAGCAGGTCGTGCGGGAACGCGAACTCGAGGAGACCCGACAGCGATTGGAGTCACTCATCGACGCCGCGCCGCTGACGATCATGGAGGTCGATCCTGACGGCAACGTTCGCCGCTGGAACCAGGGTGCCGAAGAGATGTTCGGCTGGTCGCGCGAGGAGGTCCTCGGCGAGTTCAATCCGATGGTTCCGGCGGACAAACGCGAGGAGTTCGCCGATCTCCGACAGCGAGTCCTCGCGGGCGAACAGATCCGGGGCAGAGAGATCAGACGGGAAACGAAGTGCGGGGATCGGCTGGACCTCCTGCTGTCGGTGACGTCGATCGTCGATTCCGACGGGGAACCGACGAGCATCCTCGCCGTTCTCGAAGACATCAGCCAACAGAAGCAGCTGGAGCGTCGCCTTCGGGCACTCCAGGAAACCGCCCAGCAACTCAGTGGCGCACAGTCGGTCGAAGAGATCGGCGACCTCGCAGTCGAGGCGGCGGTCGACGTTCTCGATCTTGAAATTACTGGCGTTTGGGAGTACAACGAACGGACGAACACCCTCGATCCGATCGTCCAAACCGACGGAGCGGATGAGATTTTCGGCGCACAGCCGCAGTTCGAGGCTGGAGAGGGCCTCGCCTGGGACGCCTTCGAGTCCGGCGAGTTACGCTGGTACGACGACATCCAATCGACCGACGAGGTGTACAACCCGGACACGGATATCAGAAGCGAGATTCTGATTCCGCTCGGCGAGTACGGTCTCATCTCGACGGGTTCGACGTCACCGCACGTATTCTCTGACGCCGACGTCGATCTGTTTCGGATCCTCGGAGCAACGGTCGAAGCGGCGCTGGCACGGGCCAGCCGGGAGGCGGAGTTGACCCGACAGAACGAGCGCCTCGATCAGTTCGCCAGCGTCGTCGCCCACGACCTCCGGAACCCGCTCACCGTTGCCATGGGCTTTCTGGAAGTCGCGGCAGAGTCGGGCGACCCGGCGCACTTCGAGAAGGTCGAGTCGGCTCACGACCGGATCGAGCGTCTCATCGACGACCTCCTCACGCTGGCGCGTGGCGAGAGCACCATCGAGGACGCCGAACAGATCGACCTCGAACCCCTCTCGACTGAAGCGTGGGGCTACGTCGACACCGACGCGGCGACGCTGCGTGTCGCCGAGGACGTGCCGACCGTGGCTGGTGACGCGGGCCGATTGACCCAGCTTTTTGAGAATCTCTTCCGGAACGCCGTGGAACATGGTTCCACGACCCCTCGCTCGTCTTCGACTCGCGACGACGCCGTGGAACACGGTGGCACTGACGTCCAGATCGCTGTCGGGTCACTCCCCGATCGTGCGGGGTTCTACGTGGAAGACGACGGCGAGGGGATCCCACCGGAGCGTCGAGAAACGGTCTTCGATCACGGCGTCACGACCAACGAGGGTGGGACCGGATTCGGTCTCTCGATCGTCGAGGACATCGCGCTGGCCCACGGCTGGACGGTATCGGTGACGGAGGGGACTGAAGGCGGCGCACGCTTCGAGTTCGAGACCGAACCATAG
- a CDS encoding geranylgeranyl reductase family protein, translating to MRDVIVVGAGPAGSRYARRAAQAGLDVLVFEQGTIGEPLACSGHVSTDVLGYVPEDDRERLLQNEIRGARFHLGGPDSRAYPFYKDEVVSQVIDRVSLDQVLAEAARDAGATVRDGHTVTAVDERDDHVEVTVTGSAGTETYRARMVAGCDGPQSRVRDAVGLAEPDELLHGVLGFETDPDDGDFVDVHLNVPRFFAWRIPRGSAGVEYGLATPPGESVGERFDALTDEYGVEIDRRCSGLIPIGPADSVTSERVFLIGDAAAQTKPFTGGGIRYGMTAADHAARTIDPADPSTLSAYEDAWREELGREIRLGAWVRRGYSLPEPIQRAGLRIFSGKIGVHMDEPSSLFSREQLRALFSR from the coding sequence ATGCGCGACGTGATCGTCGTCGGGGCGGGGCCTGCCGGCAGTCGCTACGCTCGCCGAGCCGCCCAAGCGGGTCTGGACGTTCTTGTCTTCGAACAGGGGACGATCGGCGAACCGCTGGCTTGCTCGGGCCACGTCAGCACGGACGTACTCGGGTATGTCCCCGAAGACGACCGTGAGAGGCTCCTCCAGAACGAGATCCGCGGTGCACGCTTTCACCTCGGCGGGCCGGACAGCCGGGCCTATCCCTTCTACAAGGACGAAGTCGTCTCCCAGGTCATCGACCGCGTCAGTCTCGATCAGGTGCTCGCGGAGGCGGCGCGCGACGCAGGGGCCACTGTCCGGGATGGTCACACTGTCACCGCCGTCGACGAGCGTGACGATCACGTCGAGGTGACGGTCACGGGAAGCGCCGGCACCGAGACCTATCGAGCACGGATGGTCGCCGGTTGCGACGGCCCGCAGTCGCGCGTCCGGGACGCAGTGGGGCTTGCGGAGCCGGATGAACTCCTGCACGGCGTGCTCGGATTCGAGACGGATCCCGACGACGGGGACTTCGTCGACGTCCACCTGAACGTCCCGCGGTTTTTCGCCTGGCGCATCCCGCGCGGGTCGGCCGGCGTCGAGTACGGGCTCGCGACGCCGCCGGGTGAGTCCGTCGGCGAACGGTTCGACGCACTCACCGACGAGTACGGCGTCGAGATCGACCGCCGGTGTTCGGGACTCATCCCGATCGGGCCAGCCGACTCGGTCACGAGTGAGCGAGTGTTCCTGATCGGCGACGCCGCCGCCCAGACCAAGCCCTTCACCGGCGGGGGCATTCGCTACGGCATGACGGCGGCCGATCACGCAGCGCGGACGATCGACCCCGCCGATCCCAGCACGCTCTCGGCATACGAGGACGCCTGGCGGGAGGAACTCGGCCGGGAAATCCGGCTGGGCGCGTGGGTCAGACGTGGATATTCGTTACCCGAGCCGATCCAGCGCGCCGGTCTCCGGATATTCTCCGGGAAGATCGGCGTCCACATGGATGAGCCGTCATCGCTGTTCTCGAGGGAGCAATTGCGGGCGCTGTTCTCGCGGTGA
- a CDS encoding glycine cleavage T C-terminal barrel domain-containing protein, with protein MTSIPAVHERYGGLLTVRGDRRVVAHYGRPDRTYDAIRNVAGVIEHGVGIVSVEGPSRRDAVEASLTNALPAEDSGTYGFVLGDGTITADAYVFDVGDRLLGFVPSDRVEAVAELWSGNGYTVEKTTREMTVFGVYGPKATEKIASVCSATTPETPLAIARGAIRDIGVTVIREDGLAGEEGYLVVTTSEDAEAVFDAMVNRGLNATPFGYETWERLTLEAGTPLFETELRDAEPAVVGVANAFPDDAAPEPSDRRLCGFTATEVPEADAAVYANDRHIGHVTRAVESPSDGTAIGFAVVETPFDDEWTIGDRVDATAAAAPFIDGSDRSARMPAFQ; from the coding sequence ATGACGAGTATCCCCGCGGTCCACGAGCGGTACGGGGGACTGCTGACCGTCAGAGGTGACCGTCGCGTCGTCGCCCACTACGGACGCCCCGACCGCACCTACGACGCGATCCGGAACGTAGCCGGCGTCATCGAACACGGTGTCGGGATCGTGAGTGTCGAGGGGCCTAGCCGTCGAGACGCCGTCGAAGCGTCGCTGACGAACGCGCTCCCGGCCGAGGACAGCGGGACCTACGGCTTTGTTCTGGGAGACGGGACAATCACTGCCGATGCGTACGTCTTCGATGTCGGTGATCGGCTTCTAGGATTCGTCCCGTCGGACCGCGTCGAGGCGGTGGCCGAACTGTGGAGCGGGAACGGGTACACGGTCGAAAAAACGACCAGAGAGATGACTGTCTTCGGCGTCTACGGCCCGAAAGCGACCGAAAAGATCGCCAGCGTCTGCTCGGCGACGACCCCGGAGACGCCACTGGCGATTGCCCGCGGGGCGATTCGAGACATCGGCGTTACCGTGATCCGGGAGGACGGTCTCGCCGGTGAAGAGGGATATCTGGTCGTCACGACCAGTGAGGACGCCGAAGCAGTCTTCGACGCGATGGTCAACCGTGGACTCAACGCCACCCCGTTCGGGTACGAAACCTGGGAGCGCCTGACACTCGAGGCCGGGACACCGCTGTTCGAGACGGAATTACGGGACGCCGAACCCGCGGTTGTCGGCGTCGCGAACGCCTTCCCAGACGACGCGGCTCCCGAACCGTCCGACCGTCGTCTGTGCGGGTTCACCGCGACAGAAGTCCCCGAGGCAGATGCGGCTGTATACGCGAACGACCGGCACATCGGTCACGTGACACGCGCCGTCGAGAGTCCGAGCGATGGGACGGCAATCGGCTTTGCCGTCGTGGAGACCCCATTCGACGACGAGTGGACGATCGGCGACCGCGTCGACGCGACGGCGGCGGCCGCTCCGTTCATCGACGGCTCCGATCGGTCGGCCCGCATGCCTGCGTTCCAGTAA
- a CDS encoding sugar kinase: protein MSSLVTVGETPLRVSPPDSQQFVDTGAVELAAAGTESNVAVTAACLGADSVWASRLPATQLGKRVVAELREYGVDPDVTWAEDGRVGLEFTQRGVAPREPIVIQDRVDAAAASMTPGDLPMERVQAADGVFVSGSTAALAPTTIDTLVAVLGAGGTDGGLTVFDLDYRPRLWDAEQARESLTEVFEATDVLIGNEDQLQTVFGRTGDPHQVAHGVASQWDFEMLAMTRGEHGALVIHDSVLHECESIETETVDTAGQHDAFVGAFVQTLLEEEGADTALYNGVAAATVARTLPGPIPAVDPGDVESVRSKL, encoded by the coding sequence ATGAGTTCACTCGTCACCGTGGGGGAAACGCCGTTGCGTGTGTCGCCGCCGGACAGTCAGCAGTTCGTCGACACAGGCGCGGTCGAACTGGCAGCAGCCGGGACCGAAAGCAACGTCGCGGTCACCGCAGCGTGTCTAGGTGCGGACAGCGTCTGGGCGTCCAGATTGCCGGCCACACAACTCGGAAAGCGAGTCGTCGCCGAACTCCGCGAGTACGGCGTCGACCCCGACGTCACCTGGGCCGAAGACGGTCGGGTCGGACTGGAGTTCACCCAGCGCGGCGTTGCGCCCCGGGAGCCGATCGTCATCCAGGATCGCGTCGACGCGGCGGCGGCCTCGATGACGCCGGGAGACCTTCCAATGGAGCGCGTCCAGGCGGCCGACGGTGTCTTCGTCTCCGGAAGTACCGCCGCTCTCGCCCCGACCACGATCGACACACTGGTGGCAGTCCTCGGAGCGGGAGGGACTGATGGTGGACTGACGGTCTTCGACCTGGATTACCGACCGCGGCTCTGGGACGCCGAGCAAGCCCGGGAATCTCTCACCGAAGTCTTCGAGGCGACCGACGTGTTGATCGGCAACGAAGACCAGTTACAGACGGTCTTCGGCCGAACGGGTGATCCCCACCAGGTCGCCCACGGCGTCGCGTCACAGTGGGACTTCGAGATGCTTGCGATGACCCGCGGTGAACACGGCGCGCTGGTCATTCACGATAGTGTCCTGCACGAATGTGAGAGCATCGAGACCGAGACCGTCGACACCGCCGGCCAACACGACGCGTTCGTCGGAGCGTTCGTCCAAACACTCCTCGAAGAGGAGGGTGCCGACACCGCACTGTACAACGGTGTCGCCGCCGCGACCGTCGCGCGGACGCTCCCCGGGCCGATCCCGGCGGTCGATCCCGGGGATGTCGAGTCCGTTCGCTCGAAACTGTAA
- the corA gene encoding magnesium/cobalt transporter CorA, whose amino-acid sequence MIDALVYDGAGVESYDDLGAARAAAGTTWVHVGEATSGEIDAVADTFDLHPLAIDDVRNNVRAKAEEFSAYTFALVKTARLTRGETTFEEEIDDEPVGVFVGEDWLVTVATGSAESIARVQEAVRRGDERLLERGPDFTAYRVLDVIVDDYFEVLDRLERQIEAIEDEVVDSPDADLLGEINSVRRELLSFRKVVWPVREALAVLSRGDLKHVREGTEKYYRDVYDHLVQLVDLLETYRDLVVGTRDIYLNALSQSTNEVMKVLTVVATIFIPLTFVVGVYGMNFADSAYNMPELTWEFGYPAVLLGMAGVAVVMVFYFRRQSYI is encoded by the coding sequence GTGATCGACGCGCTCGTCTACGACGGGGCGGGCGTCGAGTCCTACGACGACCTCGGGGCGGCACGGGCCGCTGCGGGGACGACCTGGGTGCACGTCGGCGAGGCGACCTCTGGAGAGATCGACGCCGTCGCCGATACGTTTGACCTTCACCCCCTGGCGATCGACGATGTCCGTAACAACGTTCGTGCGAAGGCAGAGGAGTTCAGTGCGTATACTTTCGCGCTGGTGAAGACCGCCCGACTCACGCGCGGCGAGACCACTTTCGAGGAGGAGATCGACGACGAACCGGTCGGGGTCTTCGTCGGCGAGGACTGGCTCGTGACTGTCGCCACCGGCAGCGCCGAGTCGATCGCCCGGGTACAGGAGGCCGTCCGTCGCGGGGACGAGCGCCTGCTAGAGCGTGGCCCCGACTTCACTGCCTACCGCGTCCTCGACGTGATCGTCGACGACTACTTCGAGGTCCTCGACCGTCTCGAGAGACAGATCGAGGCGATCGAGGACGAGGTCGTCGACTCCCCGGACGCCGACCTTCTTGGGGAGATCAACAGCGTCCGTCGGGAGTTGCTGTCCTTCCGGAAGGTCGTCTGGCCGGTCAGAGAGGCTCTCGCGGTACTTTCCCGCGGGGACCTCAAGCACGTCCGCGAAGGGACGGAGAAGTACTACCGGGACGTCTACGATCATCTGGTGCAACTGGTCGATCTGCTCGAAACGTACCGTGACCTGGTGGTCGGGACGCGGGACATCTACCTCAACGCTCTCTCACAGTCGACCAACGAGGTGATGAAGGTCCTGACCGTCGTCGCGACGATCTTCATCCCTCTGACCTTCGTCGTCGGGGTCTACGGCATGAACTTCGCCGACAGCGCCTACAACATGCCCGAGTTGACCTGGGAGTTCGGGTATCCCGCGGTTCTACTCGGCATGGCCGGCGTCGCAGTCGTGATGGTGTTTTACTTCCGGCGACAATCCTACATTTGA